In Microvenator marinus, one genomic interval encodes:
- a CDS encoding single-stranded DNA-binding protein produces MSLNKVMLIGRLGSDPELRYTQGGQPVANFNLATNERWNDKNGQSQERTEWHRVVVWGKLAELCEKYLKKGRQAYVEGRLQTNSWDDKDGNKRYTTEVVAQTVQFLDGGSSGGGGGPSGRDDGPGPGPESNFDQSFNDDDIPF; encoded by the coding sequence ATGAGTTTGAATAAAGTAATGTTGATCGGTCGACTCGGCTCAGACCCGGAACTTCGATATACACAAGGCGGACAGCCTGTTGCCAACTTCAACCTCGCCACCAATGAGCGGTGGAACGACAAGAACGGTCAGTCCCAAGAGAGGACTGAGTGGCATCGCGTCGTGGTTTGGGGTAAACTTGCAGAACTCTGCGAGAAATATCTCAAGAAAGGTCGGCAAGCGTACGTCGAAGGACGGCTTCAGACCAATAGTTGGGACGATAAAGACGGAAATAAACGGTATACGACCGAAGTCGTCGCTCAGACCGTCCAGTTTTTGGACGGTGGATCGAGCGGCGGTGGCGGCGGCCCATCGGGACGTGATGACGGCCCCGGCCCCGGCCCTGAATCCAACTTCGATCAGTCGTTCAATGATGACGATATTCCGTTCTAG
- a CDS encoding putative signal transducing protein yields MSRKYKTEDFELVDLYVFYQPLEANFIHEVLSENDIASFVRDMGVPGFPMNVGSHGQVRIVVELDRVEDAAALIQQAIEDGAITGEGQFLHQEE; encoded by the coding sequence ATGAGTCGCAAGTACAAAACCGAAGATTTCGAACTGGTAGACCTCTACGTTTTCTACCAACCGCTCGAAGCAAACTTTATTCACGAAGTTCTCTCAGAGAATGATATCGCGAGTTTCGTCAGAGATATGGGGGTTCCAGGGTTCCCAATGAATGTCGGATCTCACGGCCAAGTGCGCATTGTCGTGGAACTTGATCGGGTTGAGGATGCTGCGGCATTAATTCAACAAGCTATCGAAGACGGCGCTATTACTGGGGAAGGCCAATTTTTGCATCAAGAAGAGTGA
- the ccoS gene encoding cbb3-type cytochrome oxidase assembly protein CcoS, with translation MILAASAVAAFVWATRNQQFDDVDSPAVRILDED, from the coding sequence CTGATTCTGGCTGCGTCAGCGGTCGCGGCGTTCGTGTGGGCCACCCGTAACCAACAGTTCGACGACGTGGACTCACCCGCCGTTCGGATCTTGGACGAAGACTAG
- a CDS encoding heavy metal translocating P-type ATPase, with protein MKQACDHCGQPLGEVVKDDDGHAFCCVGCRAVYHAIHSAGMSRFYDLKAGAEGPPAPVEFDEVDLGLLDDIHQNEDGTCEVDLHLDGVHCAGCVWIVEKMPQAIDGVVDARLNLSRARLTLRWQPEAVELDDMGRWLARFGYQVHRLNSKTARSSAEDALLLKLGVAWALAANVMLLAITLYSGLDVGLEAGLRTAALWLSLILTTISVFYAGQEFFRRAWASVWPWAGLHRLSVDVPISVGVFLGWSYSAWATIAGSAEVWFDSIAVLIAALLSARYLQLRGRRRATDSAERLLELIPSRALRVGAEGLEEVDTQTLAIGDIIEVRLGDVVPVDGEVTEGRAVVNRAAITGESRPELVVPGSLVNAGETVVGSVMRVRTMKAGGDTRVGKLLHWVESEAERRAPVVQLADRIAGYFVLAVLFAAALTFGIWWSVAPELALAHTIALLVISCPCALGMATPLALTVGAGRAARRGIFIKHDDVLEELDRVQTVVFDKTGTLTQNQMRIVEIAGQADAIKAAVALEKHSAHPLAAAFRKENSELEASEIEEIAGSGIQGVVSGKLTRVGRPDWLGAPAEHVEKMVKMGLSPVAIELDGRVVCTLGLGDPLRPESFGVIQQLKARGLKTVLLSGDHPEIVQSVAQTLGIDQALGAETPESKREFIARLRESGPVLMIGDGVNDAAALQEANVGVAVHGGSDLNLVAADIFLTRPGLDAVLTLVEGAEVVRKVVRRNLIGSLIYNVLGVSAAAAGLVNPLVAAIAMPVSSLSVVASSLLQRSFEPKEVPDVHSLPSGAPGADSGCVSGRGVRVGHP; from the coding sequence ATGAAACAAGCCTGCGACCATTGCGGGCAACCACTCGGAGAAGTGGTCAAAGACGACGATGGGCACGCGTTCTGCTGCGTAGGTTGCCGCGCGGTTTATCACGCCATTCACTCCGCCGGGATGTCTCGATTCTACGATTTGAAGGCAGGAGCCGAAGGCCCACCCGCCCCAGTCGAGTTTGATGAAGTTGACCTCGGCCTCCTCGACGACATTCATCAAAACGAAGACGGAACGTGCGAAGTCGACCTCCACCTAGACGGTGTTCATTGCGCCGGTTGCGTCTGGATTGTCGAGAAAATGCCGCAGGCGATCGATGGGGTCGTGGACGCTCGTCTCAATCTCTCGAGAGCTCGCCTCACCTTGAGGTGGCAGCCCGAAGCGGTTGAGCTAGACGATATGGGGCGGTGGCTTGCGCGCTTTGGATATCAAGTACACAGGCTGAATTCCAAGACCGCACGCTCGTCTGCTGAAGATGCTCTGCTGCTCAAACTCGGCGTGGCATGGGCCCTTGCGGCCAATGTCATGTTGTTGGCCATCACGCTCTACTCAGGGCTGGATGTGGGGCTCGAAGCAGGCCTAAGGACGGCTGCTCTTTGGTTGAGCCTGATTCTAACCACCATCTCAGTGTTCTACGCAGGACAAGAGTTCTTCAGGCGCGCCTGGGCGTCCGTGTGGCCATGGGCCGGTCTGCATCGGCTCTCCGTCGATGTACCGATCTCCGTGGGTGTGTTTTTGGGCTGGAGCTACAGCGCTTGGGCCACCATTGCCGGATCTGCGGAGGTTTGGTTCGACTCAATCGCCGTCTTGATTGCCGCGCTCCTAAGCGCGCGATATCTGCAACTAAGAGGCCGCCGCCGCGCCACGGACTCCGCTGAACGCCTACTTGAGCTCATCCCGTCAAGAGCTCTGAGAGTTGGCGCCGAGGGGCTCGAAGAAGTCGACACGCAGACCCTGGCCATCGGCGATATCATCGAGGTGCGCCTCGGCGACGTGGTCCCTGTGGATGGCGAAGTGACCGAAGGGCGCGCTGTGGTAAATCGCGCAGCGATCACCGGTGAATCGCGCCCTGAGCTCGTGGTTCCGGGAAGTCTGGTCAATGCCGGTGAAACGGTGGTTGGGAGCGTGATGCGCGTACGAACCATGAAGGCGGGCGGGGACACTCGCGTTGGAAAGCTATTGCACTGGGTAGAGTCTGAGGCCGAGCGTCGTGCACCCGTTGTGCAACTGGCCGATCGGATCGCAGGGTACTTCGTGTTGGCCGTCTTATTCGCGGCTGCGCTCACCTTCGGAATCTGGTGGTCTGTGGCGCCTGAGTTGGCGTTGGCGCACACCATCGCACTCCTCGTCATCTCCTGCCCCTGCGCCCTTGGCATGGCTACGCCGCTCGCCCTTACGGTGGGCGCAGGTCGGGCCGCACGCCGAGGTATTTTCATCAAACACGACGATGTGCTTGAAGAATTGGATCGCGTTCAGACGGTGGTTTTCGACAAAACTGGCACTCTGACTCAGAACCAAATGAGGATCGTGGAGATTGCGGGTCAGGCAGATGCGATCAAGGCAGCGGTGGCTTTGGAAAAACATAGCGCCCACCCTCTGGCTGCGGCCTTTCGAAAAGAGAATTCCGAGCTGGAGGCGTCCGAGATCGAAGAGATCGCGGGGTCGGGAATTCAGGGGGTAGTTTCCGGTAAGCTCACGCGAGTGGGACGCCCAGATTGGCTCGGTGCGCCCGCAGAGCACGTGGAGAAGATGGTCAAGATGGGACTCAGTCCGGTGGCCATTGAACTTGACGGCCGCGTGGTCTGCACGCTTGGCCTAGGTGATCCCTTGCGCCCCGAGAGTTTTGGCGTGATTCAGCAGCTCAAAGCTCGTGGCCTGAAAACCGTGCTCCTTTCGGGAGATCACCCTGAGATCGTTCAGAGCGTGGCTCAGACCCTTGGCATTGATCAGGCCTTGGGCGCCGAGACCCCTGAGTCCAAGAGAGAGTTCATCGCGCGACTTCGCGAGTCCGGCCCGGTACTTATGATCGGTGACGGAGTGAACGACGCCGCGGCGCTGCAGGAAGCGAATGTGGGTGTCGCCGTGCACGGCGGGAGTGATCTTAACCTTGTGGCGGCTGATATCTTCTTGACTCGACCAGGCCTTGACGCCGTCTTGACCTTGGTTGAAGGGGCTGAGGTCGTTCGAAAGGTGGTCCGCCGCAACCTGATCGGATCGCTCATCTACAATGTATTGGGCGTTTCAGCAGCCGCTGCCGGTCTTGTGAACCCTCTTGTGGCCGCCATTGCGATGCCCGTTAGTTCGTTGTCTGTGGTAGCGTCTTCGCTCCTACAGCGCTCTTTTGAGCCAAAGGAGGTCCCTGATGTCCATTCTTTACCTTCTGGTGCCCCTGGCGCTGATTCTGGCTGCGTCAGCGGTCGCGGCGTTCGTGTGGGCCACCCGTAA
- a CDS encoding FixH family protein translates to MFARIPPHIFWPGMVFAILGMSVIANVVLIVNATSDGGPQIVPDYYSKAVHWDEARGEEAKVADLGWDATVRIEPSGDDNGYIHLNFEKDGAGIEGLEVGVTLRDPAKIIPVFVGPAAPAAPGRYVTKTPLSRFGVFDVEVLAIRGNERFHDVIRVEVVE, encoded by the coding sequence ATGTTTGCACGCATTCCACCACATATTTTCTGGCCAGGTATGGTCTTCGCGATCCTAGGGATGAGCGTGATCGCCAACGTGGTGCTCATTGTAAATGCTACCAGTGATGGCGGCCCTCAGATCGTACCGGACTACTATTCCAAGGCTGTACACTGGGACGAAGCGCGCGGCGAAGAGGCCAAGGTCGCGGATTTGGGCTGGGATGCCACGGTTCGAATCGAACCCTCGGGCGACGACAATGGTTATATCCATCTTAACTTTGAGAAGGATGGCGCTGGAATCGAAGGGTTGGAAGTTGGCGTTACGCTTCGTGATCCGGCGAAGATTATACCCGTTTTCGTGGGACCAGCGGCTCCAGCTGCCCCCGGGCGCTACGTGACAAAAACACCGCTCTCAAGATTTGGTGTCTTCGACGTTGAGGTGCTCGCCATTCGTGGGAATGAGCGTTTTCACGACGTGATTCGTGTTGAGGTCGTTGAATGA
- the ccoG gene encoding cytochrome c oxidase accessory protein CcoG: protein MSDPRVLESPEEVLSTLHADGRRRWLYPVPSHGKFWKARFVVAWALIAFFVGLPLVKIGGKPAIFLDIMHREFTFFGLTLYATDTLLYMFAMIIGVFSVIVVTAVFGRVWCGWGCPQTVYLEFVFRPIERLIEGKENQRRRRDEAGSSFDKLWRKTLKFIIYSILSVGLAHTFVAYFVSWDSLIEWMTGPPAEHWGFFVMMAITSALILFDFGYFREQMCTIACPYARIQSVLQDEDSMIVSYDPNRGEPRGKRSKAQYTQEREGVKLNLGDCINCFACVRTCPTGIDIRDGLQMECVGCTQCMDACDAIMISIAKPVGLIRYTSENALENKPSKILRPRTMLYAVVFVLLSSAFFWLLTHREPIDLNVTRAATDPYVMVGDKVMNQLKFRVQNRTGQDGEFRFIIPEPPGVEIKLQGLTSLQIEDGKTERIGAFILVPKEAFQKGSVKTRIQVTNGQEVAEFPYTLIGP, encoded by the coding sequence ATGAGTGATCCAAGAGTTCTCGAATCTCCGGAAGAAGTCCTCTCGACCTTGCATGCAGATGGTCGAAGGCGATGGCTTTATCCGGTCCCAAGCCACGGGAAGTTTTGGAAAGCTCGCTTTGTGGTGGCATGGGCGCTCATCGCGTTTTTCGTCGGATTGCCGCTGGTGAAAATAGGCGGAAAACCCGCCATTTTCCTGGATATCATGCACCGTGAGTTCACTTTCTTTGGACTCACGCTCTACGCGACCGACACGCTTCTCTACATGTTTGCCATGATCATCGGAGTCTTCTCCGTCATTGTGGTCACAGCTGTTTTCGGCCGTGTCTGGTGCGGTTGGGGCTGCCCTCAAACCGTGTACCTGGAGTTTGTCTTTCGGCCCATCGAAAGGCTTATCGAAGGCAAGGAAAACCAGAGGCGAAGGCGCGACGAGGCGGGCTCGTCCTTCGACAAACTCTGGCGAAAGACGCTCAAATTTATCATCTACTCCATCCTCTCCGTGGGACTCGCACACACCTTTGTGGCCTATTTCGTAAGCTGGGATTCACTCATTGAGTGGATGACAGGGCCTCCCGCAGAGCATTGGGGATTCTTCGTGATGATGGCTATCACGAGTGCGCTGATCCTCTTTGATTTCGGCTATTTCCGCGAGCAGATGTGCACCATCGCCTGTCCCTACGCCCGAATTCAGTCGGTGCTACAAGACGAAGATTCGATGATCGTCAGCTACGACCCGAATCGCGGCGAGCCGCGCGGCAAAAGGAGCAAAGCTCAGTACACACAAGAGCGCGAAGGCGTAAAACTCAATCTCGGCGATTGTATCAATTGCTTTGCGTGTGTGCGCACATGTCCAACGGGTATTGATATTCGTGATGGGCTGCAGATGGAGTGCGTGGGCTGCACACAGTGTATGGACGCCTGCGACGCCATCATGATCTCCATCGCAAAGCCTGTGGGGCTCATCCGGTACACGTCTGAGAACGCCCTTGAGAACAAACCATCTAAGATTCTCCGCCCGCGGACTATGCTTTATGCGGTGGTCTTCGTGTTGCTGAGCTCGGCGTTCTTCTGGCTTCTGACTCATCGCGAACCCATTGACCTCAATGTGACCCGAGCCGCCACTGACCCTTATGTGATGGTTGGGGACAAGGTCATGAATCAGCTCAAATTCCGTGTTCAAAACAGAACCGGTCAAGACGGTGAATTCAGGTTTATCATTCCTGAGCCACCCGGCGTGGAGATCAAGCTTCAGGGCCTAACGAGCCTGCAGATCGAAGACGGAAAAACCGAACGCATCGGAGCCTTTATTCTGGTTCCTAAAGAAGCCTTCCAGAAAGGCTCAGTGAAGACTCGAATTCAAGTGACCAACGGGCAAGAGGTCGCTGAATTCCCCTATACCTTGATCGGCCCTTAA